One genomic window of bacterium includes the following:
- a CDS encoding NADH-quinone oxidoreductase subunit B family protein, whose product MVGILDSLPGGGLILTTVEAALNWGRASSLWPLTFGLACCAIEMMAAFASRFDLDRMGVIPRATPRQADLMIVAGRATLKMAPIVRRLWEQMPEPRYVISMGSCATCGGPFYYDNYSILKGIDQVVPVDVYVPGCPPRPEALIEGILKLQEQIKKEPFLRKQALDAIAARTAGGRP is encoded by the coding sequence ATGGTCGGGATCCTCGACAGCCTCCCGGGCGGCGGCCTCATTCTGACCACCGTCGAGGCCGCCCTCAACTGGGGGCGCGCCAGCTCGCTGTGGCCGCTCACGTTCGGGCTCGCGTGCTGTGCGATCGAGATGATGGCCGCGTTCGCGAGCCGGTTCGACCTCGACCGGATGGGCGTGATCCCACGCGCGACGCCGCGGCAGGCCGACCTCATGATCGTGGCGGGCCGCGCGACGCTGAAGATGGCCCCGATCGTCCGTCGCCTGTGGGAGCAGATGCCGGAGCCGCGGTACGTCATCTCCATGGGGTCGTGCGCGACGTGCGGCGGCCCGTTCTACTACGACAACTACTCGATCCTGAAGGGCATCGACCAGGTCGTGCCGGTCGACGTCTACGTGCCCGGCTGCCCGCCGCGGCCCGAGGCGCTGATCGAGGGCATCCTGAAGCTGCAGGAGCAGATCAAGAAGGAGCCGTTCCTCCGCAAGCAGGCGCTCGACGC